Genomic window (Ostrinia nubilalis chromosome 23, ilOstNubi1.1, whole genome shotgun sequence):
GGCCCCCGAATCGTTACCGGAAAatctcaatgagggctatcgttttagcgctcaccagttaacgccactgtagagtaaggtcctgtcacttgctagtagcgaagacagtggcaccaactggtgagcgctaaagtggtaggaggactatcgcaattgcactcatcaagatggcgccactgtagagtaaggtcctgtcaatcgccaggggtgccaactgttaagtataaaaacgatagccctcattgaactGAACTTTGAAAATTTCtcccattttcaaaataaatagagaGAAATTCGAAAGTTATAACTAGGGAATTCCCCTAAATTCTTTCTGTGAGTTGTAGAAGTGGGGccccatttttttatttgcccctTGGTTACCTAGCTACGCCACTGCCACTTGTGCTCGTATTTATGTATTTAGGTATCTACCTACTAAAgactacctaagtaggtacatattatttaCTTGTCATGTCTTCCTCCCTACTCATAATCTGCTGTATTCCAGCTGACGGTGTGTGTGTCAGACGGGCGAATCAGCAACGGACGGGTGAACTCCTTCCCCATGAAGGACATGATGGGCCAGCCGCGCCAAGTCACACAGGTCGACAGGAGCACTGATGCTCCGGTAAGCTTGACACTTTTTTACAAAAGCATGTCCAATAATTGTGTATACCGCTGTCAGGGGTTTCTAACAGGTTATGTAACCTATGGAGCTTCGAATCCAATATTGGGAAACGACTTATCTGAAGCTCTCCTTGTCAGAAGAGCAAGGCCTAATCCCACTAAAAACGGGTCCCTCTGGTCGCGCTTAGTGCGGCAGCATATTTTATGTACAAGAGTTGACCCTCTAGCTCAGCGGTTccgaaacttattttgtctactgcccactttgagaataaattatttttagcgcccccatttgtagtcgagtgtcgagtgctcagtcggtgtctaagagtcctcctagtaaatgacgcctctCAAGACTCTACACACGTCCCGGtgttttttctgggtctcttaccgcccccctttaagcctgcagcgcccacaagggggcgttatcgcccactttgggaaagactgctctAGCTAGACCATTGGTGACCATAGGGGAGGCGCAGACCTTTAAAGGGTAGCgggggccatctgtgtacttaagtataaaaaacctgcgaccgctgagagaaccTACATTCCAGACTgttcgatacgaccaataaataatcttgactggaggaggggggcgcGGATTTTTTTGTATGATCGAAAGCCTTTCGACGATATAAATAAGTTTGGGGACCAATGCTCTATAGACCAAGGGACCAACCAATGAACCAAGTGACTTTTTGAAAAAGAAGGCTAAAGCACAGATAATTATAATGCTAAAGTAACAATTTGGAACAACTAAAAGATGACACTTCTTCATCATGACTCCAGCTCTAAGAATTATTAATTCGTAAGGGTTTTGGTAATAAAATAAGGAAGTGAGGTTGTCTAGCCCCAGATTTTTAACCCCTGCCGTAGACTAGGGCTCGTAAACTGAAACTACCCGCAAAAGTGAGTTCAGATTCATAATAACTCGTAAGTAAATTAACCATCCTTTTTGTCCACAGTTCTCCAGCTTCCGAAGACTTCTCCTCAGCATCTACGCACCAATAGTATTGCTGCTGGCCGTAGCAATGATCTGTCTGGTTGCGCTCGCGCCGATAGGAGAGGCATACAACTCCATCATGGGCGCTTGAAGACAAGACTAACAAAAAAACATGGCTGCGTAATACACCTGTATTTTGAGTAAATTACGAGTAAAACAAGGAATTCTACAAAGTATTAGACAAGCCGTCCTCTAAAATATTGTTCACaaatttttatgatattttttaaacaataaaaaaattatgagaaaagtttagatacctacttaactaaaaaaagtatcatagtaattagaatgaaaggtcttgggttcgattcccaccttaggcagtttgatttttcaagtttttagaAATCTATTgttaatgtatttaataaatattacctacttataagaCGGAAAGTAGCTAAAATAGCAACTAGTTTGCATAGTATTTTCTCTAAAACAGGTGTAgaacttttgtaaatattattattaagttaaattatgtattgtaAGTTGAAATGAATTACACAGTTAAAAAGAGATTTTGAATATTGTAATTGAATGTAAGTAGTTAAGTAATTTGAAACATTCCTAAAGATTAATTTTGAAACagttattaaattgtattttgagTTTTACTATGTAAGTGTTACTTAGGTAAGCACTTATTTAGTGTGAGGCTCAATTTGTTACATAAAACACAGAAacatctttaaaaatattttattcgatCAACAAAGTATAGTTGTATCAATGGTTGTGTTGTATTATTTTGTGGTATgctatttttgaaatatttacattaaaatgttgttctttaattaatttaagtagCGTAAGACACTTAACTGACCCTGACTTAAGTCACACTTAATTTATCACTTCttgtaaatataaaatgtactttaaaaaataaataacttgataCACAGTTTTGTCTTTCATGTATCTTCTTTAGGTATTTGGGAATCTTCGACAGTTCTCGAAGCCGGAATGTATACTTTGAACGAGTACTCAGTCCGTGGGAAAGAGCCAGGATTGACAACATGGCAGTCTTGGTATGATCTTGTGTATGGTTGGAAATGATCGGCAACTACAACTAAATCGGGCATCGGATACAAACTCAGAGCATCTGCGTGCTTCCAAAATACGGGCTGGACTCCGAGAGATAAAGGTGAAAGTGTACACTGACTGAGAAGGGTCTTCGTCAAGTGATCTGGTATGTCCCCAGACTCTGGAAAGTGTATGGAGTTCCTGCACATCTTTGTGACTAGATCTTGCCTTATTAAGACTATCTCTTGAGTACAGTACTGTATTCGACAAGGATTTGACGTGAATATCACTGCATCACCCAATTTGTCCCTTATGTCTTTTGTAATTGAGTCTGGAATGGCAGGTCTTGGTAAAATGTTAGGGGCTACAGGATCTCCTCTTCCTGGTACGAAGATAAACTTGCACGATTCTTTGAGCTTTGAAAATTGGAAGATCATCTCACCTAAATTGGTTAGAGCTGCTTTGAGCTGCACACTGTGTTCGTATCCATACGGACATGACAGAAATTCGCCTAAAAAGACAAACGCTATCGGTGGAAAATCATTATAGCCTGAAAATAGGGTTTTCAACTTCGCCATAACCTTCAAATTGTCGAACCACACGTCTGAGAGGAACACAATCATACCGTCTTCATTTTCCTGTTCAATCTTCAGCAAACTTTGAGAATTCTTTAACAAAGACTTGGATTTTCCTCCAAATGTGTTCAAACTGCCGAAATAAGGCAACGACGTAGCTCGGCTCTCTGAAGGTGGTAATACCAGGCCCATGACATGTAAAACTTTATCATCGTAGAATCCTTCGGCTAAAACGAAACTGTTTTCTGTAAACAAACCAGAATGATACCTCGTTTCAGACATGTCTAGCTCTACACTGCCAGTAGGGTCTTCAAGATAGAATTTTCCTTCAGTTAGTTGCGTTAAAAGCCCCAACACTATAACCTCATCAACTCTACTAGAAGAACTCAATAATACCTCAATTTTTCGTAGCTGGAACTGCTTTTCTTCAACTCCAGTGGGCAACACTTCTTGTGCAAACAGTTTGTTTCTGATAGTTCTCTGCCAAATCAAAGTGTATCTATCTATCAGATACTGGGCCTTCCATTTAGGTTCCGGATAAAGGTTATTACTCAAATTCACATCTTTGTTAAACCGCTTTCTCTCATTGTCGTAGTGTAATTTCGGTATGCTAAAGGCATCTATGACATTCAAAACAGTCTCTGCTTCTTCCAAGCCCAGTGAAGAGCACTCTTTAAAAGCAGTTTCTAGGTGCTCTTTCTCTAAAACTGGCACTGATAAACACTGGTGCATAAGGTGCGCGGTCAATTTGTCTATCATCTTCTGCCTTTCAGATGGTTGCAATGTAGAAACCTGTTCAGCCACAAAAGTACTCGCTTCACGGCGAATTGTAAATCCGCTGAGTTTGAAAGCATTGTTTACCTCCAGGCGGATCTTTTGCAAGTCTCCCATATTTATGTATCACGAGTACTGTGTGTCaattgtgttttaatgtaaTAATGTGAGCAGATAAGTTATTTTTCCAATAAatacacaaacaaacaaaactttttGATCAGCGAGCAATGCGCGGAAGCGCGCCGAAAATTTGACAACTTTGACAGAACTGACAGATGTCATCTGTGATTAGTGATGTAACTCGAATGATCGAATTTTAATTGAAGAATCAATATAGTAATGGAGAATGTTACTTGGTGTGCAtgtgcaaaatcacttgaaagcTTTGTTACAACACTTACAACTGTAACAAAGCTTAACTAAGCTTTTACAttatacaaatacatttgtttataattcattcaaaaatacaaagtaggtaaattatgattttattagcaTTCAAAGTTCGCATAAATATAGAGTCCCACTAACGTGCAACAGTGCCAACAGTCACGtgactagagatgggtagtgggtaaaaacccatttcacccgattgggttaaaactgggtgatttgggtaaaaacccggtttttacccattatcacccattctggtgggtgaaaacaaaaatagcgtttttttaaagtgagaagtggtatttgttgctgttcagggggcgttctagtgttacgtaatgcaatctggggagagaggaggtcttgaaaaacgttacaatgcgttacagtggcggaagggcggttcgatttcaagtttttaagcagaaatactttgtagttggtgttgttatttgtaactttataccgtaatgtcatcaaagagagtttggcatctttggcatcccccccccccccctccatgtccttgccatgatcacaaattattgtgttcctactaaatttcttcttgaaataacaccattttataaaataattggtcacatcgtcataacgtgatcaattttacgatttggccacgatataaatgcatattagtgttacttattaatcaataaacttaaataagaaaaattcaataaaaatgaagaaaagataccaattgaaataattataaaattatttgttttcacccggtgtaaacacccacgggtggaatgaaacgggtttttattgggtttttaccctcatgtcgatggctcctacgtataagggcgaaactgccgcttacgtctttttccaattatttaagcaatgatttcactttgctctaatctataacatcagtaagaaaaaaaaaatttttttccattagatacaaaataaaattttaggcaaataggcgtatgtgcaaaactacgccacgtataaagcccaatcatacgattcgtcaatctatacgagtagttgcttacataaacatatattttttataatccaaatcttaaataaagccatgaaaatatttagcaaattgttttatttataaattatgacacattatatagttatttaatt
Coding sequences:
- the LOC135083465 gene encoding DNA polymerase epsilon subunit 2; this encodes MGDLQKIRLEVNNAFKLSGFTIRREASTFVAEQVSTLQPSERQKMIDKLTAHLMHQCLSVPVLEKEHLETAFKECSSLGLEEAETVLNVIDAFSIPKLHYDNERKRFNKDVNLSNNLYPEPKWKAQYLIDRYTLIWQRTIRNKLFAQEVLPTGVEEKQFQLRKIEVLLSSSSRVDEVIVLGLLTQLTEGKFYLEDPTGSVELDMSETRYHSGLFTENSFVLAEGFYDDKVLHVMGLVLPPSESRATSLPYFGSLNTFGGKSKSLLKNSQSLLKIEQENEDGMIVFLSDVWFDNLKVMAKLKTLFSGYNDFPPIAFVFLGEFLSCPYGYEHSVQLKAALTNLGEMIFQFSKLKESCKFIFVPGRGDPVAPNILPRPAIPDSITKDIRDKLGDAVIFTSNPCRIQYCTQEIVLIRQDLVTKMCRNSIHFPESGDIPDHLTKTLLSQCTLSPLSLGVQPVFWKHADALSLYPMPDLVVVADHFQPYTRSYQDCHVVNPGSFPRTEYSFKVYIPASRTVEDSQIPKEDT